The proteins below are encoded in one region of Peptococcus niger:
- a CDS encoding pyruvate, water dikinase regulatory protein: MSEMRDYTIYLLSDSLGETAQYVARAAANQFPDVSFHYKPIPFVEDIDYLAQVLDKIDTEKSILMYTLVVKELSDFIRDYCMQRKIPFVDVLALPFQAIGSMTGEQPKGQPGLVQRMDESYFKKIESVEFAIKYDDGKDPTGLKLADLVLIGVSRTSKTPLSMYLAYRGLKVANLPLVPQVKVSEKLFEVPKNRIVGLTIRPDVLGNIRRERLLSLGVVGGSDYTDMARIFEEIDHAEKIMKRIGCPIIDVSHKAVEETANVILQIYYSRGDNIIE; this comes from the coding sequence ATGAGTGAGATGCGTGATTATACCATCTACCTGCTGTCCGACTCCCTGGGTGAAACGGCACAATATGTGGCCAGGGCTGCCGCAAACCAGTTTCCGGATGTCTCTTTTCACTACAAACCCATTCCGTTTGTGGAGGATATTGACTACTTGGCTCAGGTCTTGGATAAGATTGACACCGAAAAGAGCATTTTGATGTACACCCTTGTGGTAAAAGAATTAAGCGATTTCATTCGGGATTACTGCATGCAGCGCAAAATACCCTTTGTCGATGTTTTGGCCTTGCCCTTTCAGGCAATTGGGAGCATGACCGGTGAGCAGCCGAAAGGGCAGCCGGGCCTTGTTCAACGCATGGATGAATCTTACTTTAAGAAGATTGAATCGGTTGAATTTGCCATCAAGTATGATGACGGTAAAGATCCGACCGGGTTAAAATTGGCGGACTTGGTGCTGATTGGTGTTTCCAGAACCTCAAAAACACCACTGTCCATGTATTTGGCCTACCGTGGCTTAAAGGTGGCCAACTTGCCTTTGGTGCCACAGGTAAAGGTTAGTGAAAAGCTTTTTGAAGTGCCTAAAAATAGAATTGTGGGTTTAACCATTCGCCCGGATGTCTTGGGCAATATTCGCCGCGAGCGCCTGCTGAGTTTGGGCGTTGTCGGCGGAAGCGATTATACGGACATGGCGCGTATTTTTGAAGAAATTGACCATGCCGAAAAAATCATGAAACGCATCGGTTGTCCGATTATTGATGTTTCACATAAAGCTGTTGAAGAAACTGCCAATGTCATCTTACAAATATATTATAGCAGAGGGGATAATATCATTGAGTAA